The Ptiloglossa arizonensis isolate GNS036 chromosome 2, iyPtiAriz1_principal, whole genome shotgun sequence sequence ATTACTAGTCGATACACGTTGCTAActttattgttatttttcaaaacaaaaacaagtgtttctttttcttaattaatgatttataataacaGTTACTATTGATATATAGATTACAAGAAAATGTTTCAACGAGTGAGTGAAGCTGAATATTATATCAAATAAATCTTATTGAATCATATCTAAACACGTGCTTTTTCATTTTTAGGTTATATCGAAAATGATGAAAAGTATTCCTAAAGTTAATTGTATGCGAATGACTACGACTCCTGTTAttacaaaattagaaaaaagtaagtgaaatattttctaactTTCAATAccgtttaataatttattataaaacagtTCCATGATACTCTCTGTATTATTGTGCTTCCAAAAAAGTATTGTGTAATATTTCATACTTTAATCGCATGTATTACATTATCGCATGTAATACATTAATATCATAAATGTTTTCTTACTGATCATTGTTATTAACTGTTTTTTCCTTCTATAAAATTGTaggcaatttttattttaaatgaaaataagaatcaATCATGTAAATTAACATCAATCACATATTTTCtgtaatattatttgaaaataaatgaaatatcgatttattcaaatcatgtttaattaatttaaattcaacAGTTATATTAAATTCAGTATAGACTTTTTTCTTATCCTTTATGCATGACTGTACTTATTTTATTCACCATGAAAAtactttcttttcaaaatttggaatttaaataataatgttaTGTATCCTTAATTTGTAGCAATGAATCAGATAATTGTGTTGGGAAGAGTGGGTAATGATCCACAAAAACGAGGTTCACTAGAGCATCCTGTTGTTATGTTTTCTGTCGCTACTCATAGTAACTACAAATACATGAATGGTAAAGTATATAGAATAACTTTTTACAAGtcaaaataatggaaaaaaataaCATACACATAAGTGTAGCTAAGAATCTGTTGTTTTTTtgttatatataattttcaaaatattgtacaaatgcTGCTTATAAAATTGATTGGACATACATCAATTTAGATGATCAGGTATACATCACTAAGAAATGATGCAACCATTTAGGATAATATTATAGAAGTATAGGTCAAGTCAACCAAACGTGCAAATTGTTCATGGTAAAATATATTAGAAAGTGTTTTACCATTTTGTAATTTAACTTGAAGTTGGTATCGTTGAATCACTGATGCTACATTAAACTTTCTATTCGTTTTATATATGTCCATataattatcaatattattaatgtattttgaaaaattcaatgtttcttttttatatgtATTCCATGTGCTGCTAGTTGAGCATAATCCACTGCTACTGACTGTTATATGATGTACCTCCGCACATCAAGCACGTGCACCATACGATGCTTCTATGTTCAGTTGATGATGTGTCACAAATATCAGGGCAAGTTTTATGCTGCCCAATGTACCATTCAGCAAACTTTACATTTGTATCTTTAGATTCGTTCTAGTAATATGTCAACGTATTTTGAGGATATTTTGAAGTTAGGCAGCTCAATGTTATTTCGCTGTTTAAAGATTTATGATTGGATCAAGAGCTAATAGGCCCTTGACATACACCATGTATCATGGAGTAACTTGCAGTTACGTAACTACTAGGTTTGAAATTATGATAGATGACTTGAAGTTATACCTACTATCAAAAAAAGGATCTTATTTTTAGCGATTCTTacaaagaagatgaagaagacaCGAATGTCTTTTGGTATGAGgaataatataattacaaaaattaaatttgtaaattttaattaattatgaaataggaatttagaTATTTAGACttgttctattatttttaatcattaTATAATTGTAGTCTTTCTTGATAATTAGGGAATGTATTAAGGCAAGTGATGATGTATGTCTGATCTCAGTTTTATGGATGCGTTTGCTCgcaatttttttcattatattgTCATGTAGAATTCATCttgaaaaaacatttttaatttttcttaatcATCTGTATATAGATGTCccaaattttaatatatattttaatgtttctatgaatttgaaaatttagttTTTAACATTTAACTTTTCTAATTAGTACTTTGGGATATTTTTTAGTATAACTAATTTTTTAGCATTAAATCAGTAATTCTTTGCACTATGCCAGATTTTGCACAATTCGTTTCGGTACCCCCAAGCCATGTAATTGTCAGTTTTTATCTCAAGTTCTGATTAATTTTGTGTACTTATTATTCAATAAGTATTACATAATCAATATATAGATTTCCAGCTTATTCTACtgtatgtaaataatattttattttaaaggaGGGGCTTTTAAGATCAATAATTTGCAACATAAACAtaagaatttaataatattagaaCAGTTGtatctttttaaataattaatccaACTGAATAGTACCTTAATGTATTCTTTATTGAGGTTCCTTTTACAAAATGGAAAAGGAATCATTATTTAAAAAGCACAATATATGTCATTGTAGTGGCATCAACatggagtgcaaagggttataaataaatgaattatttGTGAAGCTTTTAAATGTCTGTTAAATCTATCAAACGCGAATTGTATATTTCTATTCTTTCCTTACAACATTTACCATGTTTGCAAGATGTAGTAGACTGAAAATATTGCAGGAGACTTTGCACAACGAACAGACTGGCATAAAATATGCGTTTTCCAACCGAATCTTCGTGACAACGTGATCAGCTATCTCAAGAAAGGTCAGAGAGTAATGGTCACAGGAAAGATAAGCTACAGTGAATTTACTGATGAGGCAGGTAATGTAAAACCGAGCACTGCCATAATCGCGGATGAAGTTGTATTCTTCTATTCTgctaaagaataaaatttagatttaagttatatttataaagaaattttttaaataaaatatttctagaactcttatagaaataaaattaattgttaaaaatatatactatttatttttaaatatctcctTGAATTGAGTCAGAGGTAATTTgtgtgtttcattattttatgaaCTGCGAATTGccagtttttcatatttttaaatatttttgtgatattttgtttcttttgacGGGGTGTAATAAATTGACACTAGAAATTATcttaataagtaaataaatctcTATTTACACATTGCTCGTTCATTGGCAATGAGTTACACAATAAACGATCAGTATTCTCCTAAAATTGTACAGGTTTCAATTTATACAAGATGTGCAAAAAGAAATGAACTATAAACTCTGTCAGTAAATCGAAAGGATGATACATAGTTCGTAAGTGTTCGGAAATAAAAAAGATTTCGGAAGCATCGAAAATTCCGTGATACGCGCACACGTGTGTAACACGTATACacatatacaatatatttttcacgatataTAACATCTCAAATGAAGATCATAGTCGAGATCGAGATGACTGACTCGATATGAACTTCTTTCATACGATGCATAATCTCTGAAAGTATTCATTGACAATGAGTACAGAATCTACATCAGTATCTAATGTGTGTAGAACTTATGAGAACTGATACATTGTTCATTATTTatcaataaataatttcaaaatgttGTAATAACATTTTATGATTTTTCGATAAAGCGTCAAAATATAATCTTTGTTTCGATTTAAATGAAGATTGACGGttagagaaacaaaatttttcatacgattttgtgtttgtgtgtgtgtgtgtgtgtgttatttTATACTTATAATTAGTATAAATCATTCtttcataaaaattatatacacaaAATGAAAGTTTTTCTATGCATCTGTATATGTTACGATAAAAATTCCACAGAGATCACAGTATACAAACAACCAAATACAGTAAtttccggataactgaaacgactTTCCCCACCACTGTTATATACTTCAATATAAGTGACTTGACTTGAGTGACCGGCGCGTCAGTTTCGGATGAAAGCGATAAGATATGCAAGTGGGATCGAATTTCATCcacgaataaatattataattgttaCATTTGAAATTCTACTTACACGAGAGTATTATCAGTGGATTCTTCGAATTTtctcaataaaaataaatgtaaacatGATTTTATactgtttattattaattagatgtatcgaaaatttttcagagattattcgaataacgtagGATTGAAAATAATAACCCGACTGAGATAGCGTTTAAATTCATTTTCGTTGAAGAAGTCGCATTAATCCAATGATAATACTCTTATAAAGATACAGTATtgtcacgataaatgtgaaaagtttcTCCTCCCGTTATTAGGGGAGAGGTCTCCATTAGAACCAGTCAAACGATAAAACAAATACTTGTGTTAGTAAAATAATATCAATACAAAGATGAACTATATGATACCATATTTGTCAGATCTTTCTGattaaaatgagaccaaacacgatATAATTTAgatcatatttatttattttttaaatgataAATACGAAAGAAACCAGATTTTACCGATTCCGAGCCACGTTTGATCACGTTGTACGATTACGATAAGTGTGAATAGAAAATGGACTTATTTAATGGGTGAAAAATATCGAGTTAATATCACTTGTTAAACGAGCAAATATCATTCAAATTATGTCGTGTTTGGTC is a genomic window containing:
- the Mtssb gene encoding mitochondrial single stranded DNA-binding protein, which translates into the protein MFQRVISKMMKSIPKVNCMRMTTTPVITKLEKTMNQIIVLGRVGNDPQKRGSLEHPVVMFSVATHSNYKYMNGDFAQRTDWHKICVFQPNLRDNVISYLKKGQRVMVTGKISYSEFTDEAGNVKPSTAIIADEVVFFYSAKE